The Zavarzinella sp. sequence GTTCAATCAGAAACAGATCAATTCGCACAACATCCGACACCATTTCCTGAATCACATTCGCCACCGGGCCAATATGGTGTTCGATATGATCCCCCAGTGCCTGGATCCAATCAGGGTCATGCGGTGCAGATTGCGATTCATTAGTGGAATTGGTCATATCAGCATTTTTCCATTCAGGTTTTTGTTGTTTTATGAAATCGATAATCTGCAGAAGCCACCTGTTTTTGTTGCAATTGAAGCAGGTTTGCTGGTAGAATCAGTGAAATTCTGGTTGAACACCCACAGGCAAGAAATGAATTTTTCTTCAGAAATGCTTCGCAGACACTTTCTCACCACCGGTGCCAGTGGGATTGGTTCTCTGGCGTTGGCCCACATGTTGCAGCAGGATGGCTATAGCAAAGAGCCGTTTGTAGGTGGCACACTGGGCAAACCACATTTTGCACCGAAGGCCAAAAACTGCATCTGCATTTTTATGGGGGGGGCACCCAGCCAGATTGACCTGTTTGATCCCAAACCAGAACTGAATCGTCTTCATGGCAAACCGCTGCCTGAAGAAATGACCAAAAACGTGCGTTTTGCTTTTATTCAAAAAGCAACGGCAGTGCTGTATGGTAGCCCACGCAAATTTACTCCCCACGGACAAAGTGGGATGGTCTTCTCCGATCTGCTACCCAATATTGCCACATGTGCGGACGATATCACAATGATTCGTTCGCTCCATACCGACCAGTTCAACCACCATCCTGGCCAGTTGATGATGAACACGGGCAGCGGGCAGTTTGGCCGCCCCAGCATGGGCTCGTGGCTGAACTATGGTTTGGGCAGTGAATGTCAGAACCTGCCCGGCTATGTGGTGTTGACCGCAGGGCGGGGCACATCGGGCGGGACATCGAACTGGGGCAGTGGGTTTCTGCCATCCAGTTATGCAGGTGTCCTGTTTCGCAATCAAGGTGATCCGGTGTTGAATTTGGCCAACCCGCCAGGACTGACGGGTGATCTGCAGAAACTTTCAATTGATGCACTGAACGATTTGAACCAGATGCGTTTTCAACAACAGGCTGATCCAGAAATTCAAAGTAGAATTGCCGCCTATGAGCTTGCCTTCCGGATGCAGCAATCCGCACCGGAATTACTCGATCTTTCCAATGAATCGAAAAAGACAATTGATGCGTATGGTCTGGATCGGAAAGAACCGGATATCAAAGCATCCCGAGGTGGTGGCAAAGGTCAGTATCGCAGTTTTGCCATGAATTGTCTGTTGGCACGTCGGATGGTGGAACGTGGCGTACGCTTTGTGAATATTGTGCACGCTTCCTGGGACCATCACAGTAACCTGGACAATGAACTGCGGCATAATTGCCAGATGGCGGATCAGCCGATCGCAGCACTGCTGAAAGACCTGAAAGCGCGTGGGTTGCTGGATGAAACGCTGGTGCTTTGGCTGGCCGAATTTGGTCGCACGCCACTGGGTGAAAATCGTGGCGGGTCCAAGAATATTTCCGGTCGAGACCACCACCCGTTTGCATTTACTGTCTGGATGGCCGGCGGTGGGGTGAAAGGTGGCCTGACGTATGGCAAAACAGATGACTTTGGCTGGAATGTAGTGGAAAACAAAATGCATGTGAACGACCTGCATGCCACCATTCTGCATTTGTTTGGTATCAACCACGAAAAGTTGACCTACCGCTTCCAGGGAAGAGATTTCCGCCTGACCGATGTGGCAGGGAAAGTTATTCAGCCTTTGCTGGCATAGTCAACCATTCTCCAACGTGTCTCAGAGGAATATTCAATGGATCATACGAATTTTGATCGTCGAAATCTGCTTGCTGGTGCAATTGCGGGCGGTTTATTGGCTGGTGCAACTAGTTCGGCTGCTCTCCAGGCGCAAGAAAAGGAAAGTTCAACAAGTGCTCGGTCGGCATTTCAGCTTGGTCTGGTAACATATAACATCGCCGCCAAATGGAACCTGAAAACCATTCTGGAAGTATGCAAAAAGACAGGCATTGCTGCCGTGGAATGCCGTACCACACATGCCCATGGTGTGGAGCCGAAACTGACTGCGAATGAACGTACCGCAATCCGCAAGCAATTTCAGGATAGTGGGATTGTGTTCTGGGGTTCTGGCTCGACCTGTGAGTTTCACGCAAATGATCCCACCGTGGTGCAGAAGAACATCGAAGATTGCAAGAAATTCGTGCAACTCGTTGCCGACTTGGGTGGCAAAGGCGTCAAAGTTCGTCCCAATGCACTGGTGAAAGGTGTTCCCAAAGAGAAAACACTGGAACAGATTGGCAAATCACTCATCGACTGTGGGAAAGCCGCCAGCGATGCGGGTGTCGAAATCTGGGTGGAAGTTCATGGGAAGGATACCCAGGATCCGGAAAATATGAAAGTCATTATGGAAACGTGTAATCATCCTGCAGTGGGTGTCACATGGAACTCCAATCCCAATCCGGCTGAAGTGAAGAACGGCTCGATCAAACAGTCGTTCGATCTGTTGAGTAAATGGATAAAATCAGTTCATATTAACGATTTGTGGAAAGATCATCAGAAAGTTTATCCGTATCGAGAACTCTTTTCGCTGTTAACTCAGCTTGGGTACAATCGTTATACTTTAATTGAACTGGGCTATACCCCGCCGGATGTGGCAGCAGGTGAACAACTCCTGCGGTTTTACAAGGCACTTTGGCTAGAACTGTGCCAGCCAGTGAAGTGAAGCAGGATGAAAGGTGATCGGACTTGAGCAAACATTTGATCATAGTTGATGATGAAGAGGCAATAACCTGGTCTCTGAAAAAAGCGTTTGAGCGAAAAGGCTTTCAGGTTTCCGTTGCACCATCTGCCGAATTAGGTCTAGATATCGCCCGCAAAGAACCACCCGATTGCGTGGTACTGGATGTGCGATTACCCGGCATGGATGGGCTGGAAGCTCTCCACCACTTCAAGAAAATTTCTCCGCATTCACCGATTATTGTGATTACTGCCCACGGCACACTTTCGACGGCTGTCAAAGCCGTGGAAGGTGGGGCATTTGATTATCTGGCAAAACCATTTGATCTGCAACAAATGGAAGATACTGTAGCCCGCGCATTATCCAGCAGTACCCGCCAGACTTTTCAACGCGGAAACGATAGCGATATCCACGAAGAGATGGTAGGCAACAGTCCTGCCATGCAGGCCGTATTCAAACGGATTGCACTGGTTGCTCCGTCCGATGCCAGCGTATTGATCACGGGCGAAAGTGGTACTGGTAAAGAGCTCGTTGCACGTGCCATCCATCGCTTATCGCAACGTTCAAGCAGGCCACTATTCCCAGTTCACGTGGCAGCACTGAACCCCAATCTGGCAGAAAGCGAACTGTTTGGACATACCAAAGGGGCCTTTACCGGTGCCCACGCCAGCAAACAGGGGTTGTTAGCAATTGCCGATGGTGGGACAGT is a genomic window containing:
- a CDS encoding DUF1501 domain-containing protein, with the translated sequence MNFSSEMLRRHFLTTGASGIGSLALAHMLQQDGYSKEPFVGGTLGKPHFAPKAKNCICIFMGGAPSQIDLFDPKPELNRLHGKPLPEEMTKNVRFAFIQKATAVLYGSPRKFTPHGQSGMVFSDLLPNIATCADDITMIRSLHTDQFNHHPGQLMMNTGSGQFGRPSMGSWLNYGLGSECQNLPGYVVLTAGRGTSGGTSNWGSGFLPSSYAGVLFRNQGDPVLNLANPPGLTGDLQKLSIDALNDLNQMRFQQQADPEIQSRIAAYELAFRMQQSAPELLDLSNESKKTIDAYGLDRKEPDIKASRGGGKGQYRSFAMNCLLARRMVERGVRFVNIVHASWDHHSNLDNELRHNCQMADQPIAALLKDLKARGLLDETLVLWLAEFGRTPLGENRGGSKNISGRDHHPFAFTVWMAGGGVKGGLTYGKTDDFGWNVVENKMHVNDLHATILHLFGINHEKLTYRFQGRDFRLTDVAGKVIQPLLA
- a CDS encoding TIM barrel protein; this translates as MDHTNFDRRNLLAGAIAGGLLAGATSSAALQAQEKESSTSARSAFQLGLVTYNIAAKWNLKTILEVCKKTGIAAVECRTTHAHGVEPKLTANERTAIRKQFQDSGIVFWGSGSTCEFHANDPTVVQKNIEDCKKFVQLVADLGGKGVKVRPNALVKGVPKEKTLEQIGKSLIDCGKAASDAGVEIWVEVHGKDTQDPENMKVIMETCNHPAVGVTWNSNPNPAEVKNGSIKQSFDLLSKWIKSVHINDLWKDHQKVYPYRELFSLLTQLGYNRYTLIELGYTPPDVAAGEQLLRFYKALWLELCQPVK
- a CDS encoding sigma-54 dependent transcriptional regulator; this translates as MSKHLIIVDDEEAITWSLKKAFERKGFQVSVAPSAELGLDIARKEPPDCVVLDVRLPGMDGLEALHHFKKISPHSPIIVITAHGTLSTAVKAVEGGAFDYLAKPFDLQQMEDTVARALSSSTRQTFQRGNDSDIHEEMVGNSPAMQAVFKRIALVAPSDASVLITGESGTGKELVARAIHRLSQRSSRPLFPVHVAALNPNLAESELFGHTKGAFTGAHASKQGLLAIADGGTVFLDELADIPLNIQAKLLRVLEHQELTPVGGSAAQKIQVRILAATNANLIDRVREGEFRDDLYYRLNVFEVHLPALRDRQEDIPILVDFHLQKLQANRDVPVATIDYLKSRHWPGNVRELRNAVEHAVIMARGRALLPEHFPPPIQSVMQENSDQETLLDLFRTWVRHHLDPNLEDQQLHQEMLDYFEPVLIEEVLNSTNMHRGIASRKLGMARTTFRKLLRKYRPTEPDDLE